A region of Chloracidobacterium sp. DNA encodes the following proteins:
- a CDS encoding glycosyltransferase, which produces MLKDRSIICFGGEDWWYHHPHSKNHLMRIFAHAGNKVIFVNSISMGLPSLGHKDIMPKITRKLKSYAKLARTTDEGITVVSPATIPFYGNAVTRKINQKLLELQIGLLAKNKKMSAPVLWIAIPTAAEVIGKMNESCVIYQVSDKYDANSEDHSVNPETIRRLHDYAIERADIVLYSGRKLLAEATHGLEKSYLLEQAVDFEHWSRVSTPHSALRIPHSIAAIPQPRLGYFGAIDPWLMDQELIKRASVERPEWHWIFIGNLARGTELTGLPNVHFFPSVPYNELPHYAAGFDVCVLPWETEHAFTSYGSAIKVREYLATGKPVVISPLPEYEPMGDVLRIARSRDEFIKFIEDALNETDPELALKRQAAVQSGTWQARAEWVSGLIEQ; this is translated from the coding sequence GTGCTCAAAGATCGTTCAATAATTTGCTTTGGCGGAGAAGATTGGTGGTATCATCATCCGCATTCCAAAAACCACCTGATGCGCATCTTCGCGCATGCCGGCAATAAAGTGATCTTCGTCAACTCGATCTCAATGGGCCTGCCTTCGCTAGGCCACAAAGACATCATGCCCAAGATCACCCGCAAACTAAAAAGCTACGCCAAGCTTGCCCGCACAACCGACGAAGGCATCACCGTCGTTTCGCCGGCGACGATTCCCTTCTATGGCAACGCCGTGACACGAAAGATAAATCAAAAACTTCTTGAATTACAGATCGGTCTTCTCGCCAAAAATAAAAAGATGTCCGCGCCGGTTCTCTGGATAGCGATCCCGACTGCCGCAGAGGTTATTGGCAAGATGAACGAATCGTGTGTTATCTACCAAGTGTCCGACAAATACGACGCCAACTCCGAGGATCACTCCGTAAATCCGGAAACGATTCGCCGCCTGCACGACTATGCGATCGAGAGGGCTGACATCGTTCTCTACTCCGGCCGCAAGCTGCTGGCCGAGGCCACTCACGGCCTCGAAAAATCCTATCTCCTCGAGCAGGCCGTCGATTTTGAACACTGGTCGCGTGTCAGCACGCCGCATTCCGCACTCCGCATTCCCCATTCTATAGCCGCGATTCCACAGCCGCGTCTGGGCTATTTTGGAGCTATAGATCCGTGGCTAATGGATCAGGAATTGATAAAAAGAGCGTCCGTTGAACGCCCCGAATGGCACTGGATATTCATCGGCAACTTAGCTCGCGGCACGGAACTGACTGGTCTCCCGAATGTCCATTTCTTCCCGTCGGTTCCCTACAACGAACTGCCGCATTATGCCGCCGGTTTTGATGTCTGCGTCCTGCCGTGGGAAACCGAACACGCGTTCACGAGCTACGGTTCGGCGATAAAGGTCCGAGAATACCTCGCGACTGGCAAACCAGTCGTCATCTCGCCGCTGCCCGAATACGAACCGATGGGCGACGTCCTCCGCATCGCGCGCAGTCGCGACGAATTTATTAAATTCATCGAAGACGCCCTCAACGAAACCGACCCAGAACTTGCACTCAAAAGACAAGCCGCCGTCCAGTCCGGAACCTGGCAAGCGAGGGCTGAATGGGTCAGTGGCCTCATCGAGCAGTAA
- a CDS encoding radical SAM protein gives MRPVKHFEKGLTYVASGLFNAVKSVNQFKPNPSFTPKWSDKPLLKSWQKTKPTLGFPRMTDSLCPNCVIEARESIISGEKDVSLLVNEKVGEIKAQIIERDGQVWMIKDCPTHGHFEDMMAIDSKFLQHIESLFPGRDIESHNDEKLHNHGTSSVKYGRGAVLTVDLTNRCNMMCDPCFMDANQVGFVHELSMQDVQEILDNAISIKPRRQMSVQYSGGEPTLSPYFLDAVRYARKVGYNSVQAATNGIEFAKSKEFCREAAEAGLRFVYLQFDGIGNDANSHRQIGNLFDVKLRAINNLHEAGVDIILVTTLVNGINNDQVGTIIRFALENPKKISFIAFQPVSFTGRDELITEQRRLQQRYTLAHLAHDVHDQVGITEPTRDWFPLSLMGAFADFADVVHGPENEWGQVSCGCHPNCGVGTAVMVHKDTKEMAPVPQFLNIPGLVSDMQHITDTNRGKWFSNFMMGLALLKNYNPYGAPRSLTLFGIFQKFDKSFGLSGKDYGKVGPDRTFEDIEKRRQDPWNFLFIAGMWFQDLFNYDFRRTEMCIIPYGTQEGEISFCAYNTGIGWRNIIEHMHQNATVAEWYKKQGRHEVFARGKEVELGDKSHNLILNEVDLTRPNKPEMEGPKTAAEEMQMMRKLYNEMVMEKAGIKGENLVQIGGIKKKNEEKEMAMAE, from the coding sequence ATGAGACCAGTAAAGCACTTTGAAAAAGGATTGACATATGTGGCAAGCGGCCTGTTCAATGCCGTTAAATCAGTTAATCAGTTCAAACCAAATCCATCATTCACGCCAAAATGGTCTGACAAGCCGCTGCTTAAATCGTGGCAAAAAACGAAGCCGACGCTTGGCTTCCCTCGTATGACGGACAGTTTGTGTCCAAACTGTGTCATTGAGGCGCGTGAGTCGATCATCAGTGGTGAGAAAGATGTGTCGTTGCTGGTGAATGAGAAGGTGGGCGAGATCAAGGCTCAGATCATTGAACGTGACGGACAAGTTTGGATGATCAAGGATTGCCCTACGCACGGCCATTTCGAAGACATGATGGCGATCGACAGCAAGTTCCTCCAGCACATCGAATCGCTCTTCCCGGGCCGCGACATCGAATCACACAATGACGAAAAGCTGCACAATCACGGCACGTCGTCCGTCAAGTACGGCCGCGGAGCGGTGCTCACGGTCGATCTGACAAATCGCTGCAACATGATGTGCGATCCGTGCTTCATGGACGCGAACCAGGTCGGTTTTGTCCACGAATTGAGCATGCAGGACGTTCAGGAGATCCTCGACAACGCGATCTCGATCAAGCCGCGTCGCCAGATGTCGGTTCAGTACTCAGGTGGTGAGCCAACTCTTTCACCGTACTTCCTCGACGCAGTGCGTTACGCACGTAAAGTCGGTTACAACTCGGTGCAGGCTGCGACGAATGGAATTGAGTTCGCGAAATCGAAAGAATTTTGCCGCGAAGCTGCGGAAGCCGGATTGAGATTCGTTTATCTGCAGTTCGACGGTATCGGCAACGACGCCAACTCGCACCGCCAGATCGGAAACTTGTTCGACGTCAAACTTCGTGCGATCAACAACCTTCACGAAGCCGGCGTTGACATCATTCTCGTAACGACATTGGTCAACGGTATTAATAATGACCAGGTCGGCACGATCATCCGCTTCGCTTTGGAAAATCCGAAGAAAATTTCGTTCATCGCGTTTCAGCCTGTGTCGTTCACGGGACGCGACGAACTGATCACCGAACAGCGTCGCCTGCAGCAGCGTTACACGCTGGCTCATCTGGCGCACGACGTTCACGATCAGGTTGGAATTACCGAACCTACGCGTGACTGGTTCCCGCTTTCGCTGATGGGAGCATTCGCGGATTTCGCTGACGTAGTTCACGGCCCCGAGAACGAATGGGGACAGGTTAGCTGCGGCTGCCACCCGAACTGCGGCGTCGGAACGGCGGTGATGGTTCACAAGGATACGAAGGAAATGGCACCCGTCCCGCAGTTCCTGAATATTCCGGGCCTCGTCTCAGACATGCAGCACATCACGGACACGAACCGCGGCAAATGGTTCTCAAACTTCATGATGGGCCTCGCGCTGCTCAAGAATTACAATCCTTACGGAGCTCCGCGCAGCCTAACGCTTTTTGGTATTTTCCAGAAGTTCGACAAGTCGTTCGGCCTATCAGGCAAAGATTACGGCAAGGTCGGCCCGGACCGCACGTTCGAGGACATCGAAAAGCGTCGTCAGGACCCTTGGAACTTCCTCTTCATCGCAGGAATGTGGTTCCAGGATCTTTTCAACTACGATTTCCGCCGCACCGAAATGTGCATCATCCCTTACGGCACGCAGGAAGGCGAAATTTCGTTCTGTGCCTACAACACCGGCATCGGATGGCGTAACATCATCGAGCACATGCACCAGAATGCGACCGTCGCTGAATGGTACAAGAAACAGGGCCGACACGAGGTCTTTGCACGCGGTAAGGAAGTCGAGCTCGGCGACAAATCGCACAACCTTATTCTGAATGAGGTCGATCTTACTCGTCCGAACAAGCCCGAGATGGAAGGCCCCAAGACCGCTGCCGAGGAAATGCAGATGATGCGTAAACTCTACAACGAAATGGTCATGGAAAAAGCCGGCATCAAAGGCGAGAATTTAGTTCAGATCGGCGGCATCAAGAAAAAGAATGAAGAAAAAGAAATGGCAATGGCGGAATAG
- a CDS encoding beta-lactamase family protein produces the protein MKPSYLRRPSVLILIFMFAATVAVRADKVDDFVRAAMQKQHVPGIAIAVVRDGKVIKSAGYGMANVELNVAATPDTVFKIASVSKQFLATGIMLLVQDGKLNLDDKISKFLDGTPDTWKDITIRHLLTHTSGLVREAPGFDPLKIQSDADVIKTAYALPLVFKTGDKWQYCNVGYFSLAEIIHKVSGKPWGDFLTERVFAPLGMNSTRTTSMTDLVPNRANGYAWAKGKYQNADIYFALRPSGAFLSTVNDLAKWDAALYTDKFLTKATRDQMWAPVKLNNGETYPYGFGWQLESAGNHRQVRHGGSLPGFRAEFTRLVDDKLSVIVLTNGDGANAASIAAGIADRYIPDVLPNRSVAKVDPKIFDAFVGQYQPNPSNPNFIVIVTGEERKLMVQEGADAEKQELLPESETDYFIEDEPLLTYSFIKGENGLVTELAVMRGKQQLAKAKKIK, from the coding sequence ATGAAACCGAGTTATTTGCGGCGCCCAAGCGTCTTAATCCTGATATTTATGTTTGCCGCGACAGTAGCGGTGCGGGCCGACAAGGTCGATGATTTTGTCCGGGCAGCAATGCAAAAACAGCATGTGCCTGGGATTGCGATCGCGGTTGTTCGGGACGGAAAGGTAATAAAGTCCGCGGGATACGGGATGGCCAATGTCGAGCTCAATGTCGCCGCAACTCCGGACACCGTTTTTAAGATCGCATCTGTTAGCAAGCAGTTTCTAGCCACGGGGATAATGCTTCTCGTTCAGGATGGGAAGCTAAATCTCGACGACAAGATCAGTAAGTTTTTGGACGGCACCCCTGATACGTGGAAAGATATTACGATCAGGCACCTATTGACACATACATCAGGGCTTGTCCGTGAGGCTCCCGGATTTGATCCGCTCAAGATACAGAGCGATGCCGACGTGATCAAAACGGCCTACGCTTTGCCGCTGGTTTTCAAAACGGGTGACAAGTGGCAGTACTGCAATGTCGGCTACTTTTCGTTGGCTGAGATCATTCACAAAGTCAGCGGAAAGCCATGGGGTGATTTTCTGACGGAACGCGTTTTTGCACCGCTCGGTATGAACTCGACGCGAACCACGTCGATGACCGATCTGGTCCCAAACCGGGCAAACGGTTACGCATGGGCAAAGGGTAAATACCAAAACGCCGATATCTATTTTGCTCTTCGACCGAGTGGTGCGTTTCTTTCGACGGTTAATGATCTGGCAAAATGGGACGCCGCCCTTTACACCGATAAGTTTTTGACCAAAGCGACACGTGATCAGATGTGGGCGCCGGTCAAGCTGAATAATGGCGAGACATATCCATACGGTTTCGGTTGGCAGTTGGAATCGGCGGGAAATCATAGACAGGTTCGTCACGGCGGCTCCTTGCCCGGATTTCGAGCTGAGTTTACGAGACTTGTGGACGATAAGCTGTCGGTGATTGTGCTGACAAATGGGGACGGTGCAAATGCTGCCTCGATAGCCGCAGGCATCGCAGATCGGTATATTCCTGACGTATTGCCTAATCGATCGGTGGCAAAGGTCGATCCCAAAATATTTGATGCATTTGTCGGACAGTATCAGCCCAATCCGTCGAACCCGAATTTCATCGTCATCGTCACAGGCGAAGAACGCAAGTTGATGGTGCAAGAAGGCGCGGACGCCGAGAAACAAGAATTGCTTCCTGAGAGCGAAACAGACTACTTTATCGAAGACGAACCATTGCTTACATACAGTTTTATAAAGGGCGAGAATGGACTAGTTACCGAACTTGCCGTGATGCGTGGTAAGCAGCAGTTGGCCAAGGCGAAAAAGATCAAGTAG
- a CDS encoding antibiotic biosynthesis monooxygenase codes for MSDEKIVLIARLKVKADKIEELKTAALAIVADSRNEAGNINYDIHQSIEDETVFFWHETWVNKDAIDEHFATPFFGEFFKVVEEVAAEPPQINLTRMITNKA; via the coding sequence ATGAGTGACGAAAAAATTGTGCTGATCGCACGCCTAAAAGTAAAAGCCGACAAGATCGAGGAATTAAAAACAGCTGCGCTCGCAATCGTTGCGGATTCGCGTAATGAAGCAGGAAATATTAATTACGACATCCATCAATCCATTGAAGATGAAACCGTCTTTTTCTGGCACGAAACGTGGGTCAACAAAGACGCTATCGACGAACATTTTGCCACCCCGTTTTTTGGAGAGTTCTTTAAAGTCGTCGAAGAAGTTGCGGCTGAGCCGCCGCAGATAAATCTGACCAGAATGATCACCAATAAGGCTTGA
- a CDS encoding SDR family oxidoreductase has translation MNQKRLDGKVAIVTGATGGIGEATAKRFLEEGASVMLVGRSAEKLEETRGRLSGFDNLATSVADATNEQATAAAVAATAEAFGGVDILLANAGTEGNFASIESITTDEFESVLRTNVIGVWLSMKYCVEPMKKRGSGSMIALSSIAGMIASPTMAPYIASKHAVYGLVKTAALELATFNVRVNAIGPGPIDNRMIRSLETQFNPADASAAHDFIISKIPMARYGTNEEVANLALFLASDESSYCTGSIHMIDGGFTAA, from the coding sequence ATGAATCAGAAAAGACTTGATGGAAAAGTGGCAATAGTCACCGGCGCAACCGGCGGCATCGGCGAGGCGACGGCAAAACGGTTTCTCGAAGAAGGCGCAAGCGTGATGCTCGTTGGGCGCTCGGCAGAAAAACTTGAAGAGACACGGGGGCGTCTTTCGGGTTTTGACAACCTGGCGACCTCGGTCGCAGACGCAACTAATGAACAGGCAACTGCCGCAGCTGTTGCCGCTACTGCCGAAGCCTTTGGCGGTGTTGACATTCTGCTCGCAAACGCTGGCACCGAAGGCAATTTTGCTTCGATTGAAAGTATTACAACGGATGAATTTGAAAGCGTGTTGCGTACTAATGTAATTGGAGTTTGGTTGTCGATGAAATATTGTGTCGAACCTATGAAAAAGAGAGGCAGCGGATCAATGATCGCACTATCGTCGATCGCCGGGATGATAGCTTCACCGACAATGGCACCTTACATCGCAAGTAAACACGCTGTCTACGGTCTTGTAAAAACGGCGGCGTTAGAGTTAGCCACCTTTAATGTTCGGGTTAATGCGATCGGTCCGGGACCTATTGACAACCGCATGATCCGTTCGCTTGAAACCCAATTCAATCCTGCTGACGCATCCGCAGCACATGATTTTATTATTTCAAAAATTCCAATGGCCCGCTACGGCACAAACGAAGAGGTCGCTAACCTCGCACTATTTCTCGCCAGCGACGAATCATCATATTGCACCGGCTCGATTCACATGATCGACGGCGGATTTACCGCCGCATAA
- the hydA gene encoding dihydropyrimidinase, with the protein MKTLIKNGRIVTAVDDYKADIFIDGETVTTIGKTLDMEADVVIDASGKLVIPGGIDPHTHMELPFGGTYSSDDFFTGTRAAAHGGTTTIIDFAVQTKGEAMTAGVDAWHKKAEGKTCIDYGFHLITTDFEDGDEKEMYKLMDEGVTSFKLFMAYPGVFLADDATIFRAMSAAGKRGGLICMHAENGIVINEIIKRFLADGRTAPKYHALTRPTIAEAEGVHRAIAIAEMAESPVYIVHLSCTDALNQVRQARDRGIPAFAETCPQYLFHSIDDYGDGWEGAKYVMTPPLREKHNCAELWKGLKMDDLQVISTDHCPFCMKEQKELGINDFTKIPNGAPGVENRMNLIYNGGVVEQRISLNRFVELTSTAAAKMFGLFPKKGTIAVGSDADIVIFNPDTEHTFGVENEHMNVDYSAYEGVKVKGKVETVLSRGKVVIQNGEHTGKQGDGQFLKRGVCVKV; encoded by the coding sequence ATGAAAACACTTATCAAGAATGGCCGTATTGTAACGGCGGTTGACGACTATAAAGCAGATATTTTTATTGACGGCGAGACCGTGACGACTATCGGCAAGACGCTGGATATGGAGGCGGATGTTGTCATTGACGCTTCGGGCAAGCTTGTTATTCCCGGCGGGATCGATCCGCATACGCATATGGAATTGCCGTTTGGCGGGACGTATTCGTCGGACGATTTCTTTACCGGCACGCGCGCCGCGGCTCACGGTGGGACGACGACGATCATTGATTTTGCGGTGCAGACGAAGGGCGAAGCGATGACCGCGGGCGTCGATGCGTGGCACAAAAAGGCTGAGGGCAAGACGTGTATTGATTACGGCTTTCATCTCATCACGACTGATTTTGAAGACGGCGACGAGAAAGAAATGTATAAGCTGATGGACGAGGGCGTTACTTCGTTCAAGCTGTTTATGGCGTATCCGGGTGTGTTTCTGGCGGATGACGCGACGATCTTTCGAGCGATGTCCGCGGCCGGAAAACGCGGCGGCCTGATCTGTATGCACGCTGAGAACGGCATCGTCATCAACGAGATCATCAAACGCTTTTTGGCCGATGGCAGGACTGCACCGAAATATCACGCATTGACGCGTCCGACCATCGCCGAGGCCGAAGGAGTTCATCGTGCTATCGCAATTGCCGAAATGGCAGAGTCGCCGGTTTATATCGTTCACCTTTCGTGTACGGATGCTTTGAATCAAGTAAGACAGGCGAGAGATCGCGGCATTCCGGCGTTTGCTGAGACTTGTCCGCAGTATCTGTTCCACTCGATCGACGATTACGGCGACGGTTGGGAAGGTGCGAAATACGTAATGACGCCGCCTCTGCGTGAGAAGCACAACTGTGCCGAATTGTGGAAAGGACTCAAGATGGACGATCTCCAAGTCATCTCCACCGACCACTGCCCGTTCTGCATGAAGGAGCAAAAGGAACTTGGCATCAACGACTTCACAAAGATCCCGAACGGTGCTCCGGGCGTCGAGAACCGCATGAACCTCATTTACAACGGCGGCGTTGTCGAGCAGCGAATTTCTTTGAATAGATTTGTCGAACTGACCTCGACGGCTGCGGCGAAGATGTTCGGTCTTTTCCCAAAGAAAGGCACGATCGCGGTCGGTTCCGATGCCGACATTGTCATCTTCAACCCCGACACCGAACACACCTTTGGCGTTGAGAATGAGCATATGAATGTCGATTACTCTGCCTATGAAGGCGTGAAAGTAAAAGGCAAGGTCGAGACTGTGCTATCCCGTGGAAAGGTCGTCATTCAAAACGGCGAACACACCGGCAAGCAGGGCGACGGTCAGTTTTTGAAACGCGGAGTGTGTGTGAAGGTTTAG
- a CDS encoding septum formation initiator family protein has protein sequence MSKAANIYWDSSQGKTRVASRSTAARRRRVNAEADHKMAPSWLPYVIVASIFAMLIISINFRAFTEMREEADQHERLAAQIQSLMDENVALQEEIHTLKSDPRVIEREAKRIGIAMKSSQ, from the coding sequence TTGAGCAAGGCCGCAAATATTTACTGGGATAGTTCGCAAGGCAAAACACGTGTAGCAAGCAGATCGACTGCCGCACGCCGCCGCCGAGTGAACGCCGAAGCCGATCACAAAATGGCTCCGAGCTGGTTGCCTTATGTGATAGTCGCTTCGATATTTGCGATGTTGATAATCTCGATCAATTTTCGGGCGTTTACCGAAATGCGTGAAGAGGCCGATCAGCATGAGCGGCTTGCTGCCCAGATACAGAGCCTGATGGACGAGAATGTCGCCCTTCAGGAAGAGATACATACGTTGAAAAGTGATCCTCGCGTAATCGAACGCGAAGCAAAGCGTATTGGTATCGCTATGAAGAGTTCTCAGTAA
- a CDS encoding phosphoglucomutase/phosphomannomutase family protein, which produces MAIRFGTSGWRAIIADEFTFENVRLVSEAICSYLTTNEAGDGKTLIVGNDSRFMGEKFVAVAAEVALKKGLRVLVCNGPTPTPTISHAIRDQKAAGGMNFTASHNPPEYQGIKFSTADGAPALPEVTKQIEEGVVNRSTAEDKPGGKIEDFDPRPAYLDDLKTKIRFDVISAAKGRYAYDAIYGTGRGFLDKCLKDHGLEVETLHDWRDVTFGGQPPEPGEEHVGELIAKVKSENLTLGLATDGDGDRFGVIDSNGEFITPNRLIALLTDYLAESRGWTQGVARSVATSHLVDRVAKDRGLKLYETPVGFKFIGELINKDEIILGGEESAGLSIRGHYPEKDGILACLLAAEAVAARGTSLTEQLEELYSRVGKLESGRIGVKLTPEVAAKLKGKLAQEPTEIGGRKVENINRMDGVKFLFGNDAWMLMRPSGTEPMVRIYAESENANDLEELLEQGRKYLLG; this is translated from the coding sequence ATGGCAATTCGTTTTGGGACATCGGGTTGGCGGGCCATCATCGCCGATGAATTCACATTCGAGAATGTTCGACTGGTGTCTGAAGCGATTTGTAGTTATTTGACAACTAACGAAGCGGGCGACGGCAAAACACTGATCGTCGGAAACGATTCACGGTTCATGGGCGAGAAGTTCGTAGCGGTCGCGGCGGAGGTCGCCTTAAAGAAAGGACTCCGCGTACTGGTTTGTAACGGGCCAACGCCGACACCGACGATATCGCATGCGATACGCGATCAAAAAGCGGCAGGCGGGATGAATTTTACGGCGTCGCACAATCCGCCTGAGTATCAAGGGATAAAGTTCTCGACCGCTGATGGAGCACCGGCGTTGCCTGAGGTCACTAAGCAGATCGAGGAAGGTGTCGTCAACCGATCAACCGCCGAAGACAAACCCGGCGGAAAGATAGAAGATTTTGATCCGCGTCCGGCTTATCTGGACGATTTGAAAACTAAAATTCGCTTCGACGTGATCTCTGCAGCAAAAGGCCGATACGCATACGATGCTATCTACGGTACGGGGCGAGGTTTTCTTGATAAGTGCCTAAAAGATCACGGTCTCGAAGTCGAGACACTTCACGATTGGCGTGACGTGACATTCGGCGGGCAGCCGCCTGAGCCAGGCGAAGAGCACGTTGGCGAATTGATAGCCAAGGTGAAGAGCGAAAATCTCACGCTCGGACTAGCGACTGACGGAGACGGCGACAGATTTGGGGTTATTGACAGCAACGGCGAGTTTATTACACCAAACCGTCTGATCGCTCTATTGACAGATTATTTAGCAGAAAGCCGAGGCTGGACGCAAGGCGTTGCACGTAGCGTTGCAACATCGCACCTTGTCGATCGTGTAGCAAAAGATAGAGGATTGAAACTCTACGAGACGCCGGTCGGCTTCAAATTCATCGGCGAATTGATAAATAAAGACGAGATCATACTTGGCGGAGAAGAGTCCGCAGGTCTTTCGATACGCGGGCATTACCCGGAAAAGGACGGCATTTTGGCCTGCCTTTTAGCCGCCGAAGCGGTCGCCGCGCGAGGTACAAGTTTGACAGAGCAGTTAGAAGAGCTTTACAGCCGCGTCGGAAAGCTTGAATCGGGCCGCATCGGAGTGAAATTAACACCTGAGGTCGCCGCAAAACTGAAAGGAAAGCTCGCACAAGAGCCGACAGAGATCGGCGGGCGAAAAGTTGAAAATATAAACCGCATGGATGGCGTGAAATTCCTTTTCGGGAACGATGCCTGGATGCTGATGAGGCCGTCGGGCACCGAGCCGATGGTCAGGATATACGCCGAGAGCGAAAACGCAAACGATCTGGAGGAGCTACTTGAGCAAGGCCGCAAATATTTACTGGGATAG
- a CDS encoding aspartate aminotransferase family protein produces MNQAEQKSSLKSAIEKHKEFLFPAVATYYQEPLALVKGEGEYVWDDQGNKYLDAFGGVLTVSVGHANPRVNAAWKDQVDKIAHMSTLYANQPQGDLAEKLAEITPGNLKKSFFSNSGTEADDTAVLAAKIATGNNEVIALRHSYAGRSATALSSIGHHTWKPIASQVAGIVHAVAPYCYRCPFKLEYPSCGVACADDVEELIKTTTTGKIAGMIAETILGVGGFIIPPKEYFPRVAEIVRRHGGLFISDEVQAAWGRTGDNWFGIEHWGVEPDILTSAKGMGNGVPIGWTIATPEVADAFPGLTFSTFGGNPVSAAVGLAVIKVIEEDDLRTNARVVGDYLLKRMLELQEKHACIGDVRGKGLMLGVELVKDRKTREPNPEAVLKVFEETKRRGVLIGKGGLYGNVIRTGMMLNTTTDTVDRLVEALDAGFALC; encoded by the coding sequence ATGAACCAAGCTGAACAAAAATCTTCGTTAAAGAGTGCTATCGAAAAGCACAAGGAATTTCTCTTCCCGGCCGTGGCGACCTACTATCAGGAGCCACTTGCTCTTGTAAAAGGCGAGGGCGAATACGTTTGGGATGATCAGGGAAATAAGTATCTTGACGCCTTTGGCGGGGTGCTCACGGTTAGCGTTGGCCATGCTAATCCGCGGGTTAACGCTGCGTGGAAAGATCAGGTTGATAAGATCGCTCATATGTCGACGCTTTATGCCAATCAACCGCAGGGCGATCTTGCCGAGAAATTGGCTGAGATCACGCCGGGCAACTTGAAGAAGTCTTTCTTTTCCAATAGCGGCACCGAAGCCGACGACACTGCAGTGCTGGCGGCGAAGATAGCGACCGGCAATAACGAGGTTATCGCTCTGCGGCATTCGTATGCGGGACGTTCGGCGACGGCGCTTTCGAGTATCGGGCATCACACTTGGAAGCCGATAGCTTCGCAGGTCGCGGGCATAGTTCATGCGGTCGCACCTTATTGTTATCGCTGTCCGTTCAAGCTCGAGTATCCTTCATGCGGCGTTGCTTGTGCGGACGATGTCGAGGAACTTATCAAGACCACCACTACAGGAAAGATCGCCGGAATGATCGCCGAGACGATCCTTGGCGTCGGCGGATTTATCATACCGCCCAAAGAATATTTTCCGCGTGTCGCTGAGATCGTTCGTCGTCACGGAGGGCTTTTTATCTCTGACGAAGTGCAGGCCGCTTGGGGACGCACCGGCGATAACTGGTTCGGCATCGAACATTGGGGCGTCGAGCCGGACATCTTGACCTCGGCAAAAGGTATGGGCAACGGCGTGCCTATCGGTTGGACGATTGCAACGCCCGAAGTTGCTGACGCATTCCCCGGATTAACATTTTCGACATTTGGCGGCAATCCTGTTTCGGCGGCTGTTGGTCTGGCGGTTATCAAGGTCATTGAAGAAGACGATCTGCGAACCAACGCACGCGTCGTCGGTGATTACCTTTTGAAGAGAATGCTCGAACTGCAGGAAAAGCACGCGTGCATCGGTGACGTTCGCGGCAAAGGCTTGATGCTCGGCGTCGAACTCGTCAAAGACCGCAAAACCAGAGAACCAAATCCCGAAGCCGTCCTGAAAGTCTTCGAAGAAACCAAACGCCGAGGCGTCCTCATAGGCAAAGGCGGCCTCTACGGCAACGTCATCCGCACCGGAATGATGCTCAATACGACGACGGATACTGTTGATCGGTTGGTCGAGGCTCTCGATGCCGGATTTGCGCTTTGTTAG